A window of the Deltaproteobacteria bacterium genome harbors these coding sequences:
- a CDS encoding fumarylacetoacetate hydrolase family protein, producing the protein MKIVRFLYNGQTQYGIIEGERVHPCVGDPFVGLSRGTKTLDLGSIKLLAPVCPPNIICLGLNYRKHADETGMSYPAAPLVFLKANTALCGPGDPIILPEGYQESIDYEVEMVVVIGKKAKNLTEEEALQAVMGYTIGNDVSNRTAQFNDGQWARGKSHDTFCPIGPAIETDLDGDNLDLSLRLDGKIMQDSNTSDMIFPCRRIISYLSRSMTLLPGTIIMTGTPSGVGYTRKPPVFLKAGQTVECRIEGIGLLANPVVGPTPGSIGQKEK; encoded by the coding sequence ATGAAGATCGTACGATTTCTATATAACGGACAAACCCAATACGGGATAATAGAAGGAGAGCGTGTCCATCCCTGCGTGGGAGATCCCTTTGTCGGGCTCTCCCGAGGGACGAAAACCCTCGACCTGGGGTCCATAAAGTTACTGGCCCCCGTCTGTCCTCCCAATATCATTTGTCTGGGCCTTAATTACCGGAAACATGCCGACGAAACCGGCATGTCTTATCCTGCCGCACCCCTGGTGTTCTTAAAGGCGAATACGGCCCTCTGCGGACCGGGAGATCCGATCATTCTTCCTGAAGGTTACCAGGAAAGCATCGATTATGAAGTGGAGATGGTGGTCGTCATAGGGAAGAAGGCCAAGAACCTGACGGAAGAGGAAGCTCTCCAGGCCGTCATGGGTTATACCATTGGAAACGATGTCTCCAACCGGACGGCCCAGTTCAATGACGGTCAATGGGCCCGGGGCAAGAGCCATGACACCTTCTGTCCCATCGGCCCGGCCATTGAGACGGACCTGGACGGCGACAACCTGGATCTCTCCTTACGTCTTGACGGAAAGATCATGCAGGACTCCAATACATCGGATATGATTTTCCCTTGCCGCCGGATTATCTCCTATCTGTCGCGGTCTATGACCCTGCTCCCCGGTACGATCATCATGACCGGCACACCCTCGGGTGTCGGCTATACCCGAAAGCCTCCGGTATTCCTCAAGGCCGGGCAGACCGTGGAATGCCGCATCGAAGGCATCGGTCTGTTGGCCAACCCGGTTGTTGGCCCCACCCCCGGTTCAATAGGCCAAAAGGAGAAATGA
- a CDS encoding nitroreductase family protein produces the protein MIEILRTRRSIRKYEKRPIDEKSLKTLKEALLRCPSSRGINPWTFLLVDEADLLAGLSKAKEHGSGFLENAALAIVVCGDESDSDVWVEDCSIAAIVAHLTAHSLGLGSCWIQIRNRAHTAGKTAENYVRELLGIPANLRVESIISVGFPGETRTPVPAEKLQYEKIKHNRYA, from the coding sequence ATGATCGAAATATTACGGACCAGACGGAGTATCAGGAAATACGAGAAGAGACCAATCGACGAAAAGTCTTTGAAGACGTTAAAAGAAGCCCTGCTGCGCTGTCCTTCTTCACGGGGGATCAACCCCTGGACATTCCTGTTAGTCGATGAGGCCGACCTGCTCGCAGGGCTTTCCAAGGCCAAAGAGCACGGTTCGGGTTTTCTTGAAAATGCCGCCCTGGCCATTGTGGTCTGCGGTGACGAGTCCGATTCCGATGTCTGGGTGGAAGATTGCTCCATCGCCGCCATCGTGGCCCATCTTACGGCCCACTCCCTGGGGCTCGGAAGCTGCTGGATCCAGATCAGGAACAGGGCACATACCGCGGGGAAGACCGCCGAGAATTATGTCCGGGAACTTCTCGGCATCCCTGCGAACCTGAGGGTGGAGTCGATCATCAGTGTCGGCTTCCCCGGCGAGACCAGGACGCCGGTTCCGGCGGAAAAACTCCAGTATGAAAAGATAAAGCACAACCGTTACGCATAA